The window TCAATGGGATAATTCTCTTGAAAATCTTGTAAAAAATTCATTGAAACCTGCCGAGGTGGATAAGGTTGAGATTGTTGATGATAGAACAGCTATGGTTTGGCTAGCTCAAGACCAACGATCTTTGGCTATAGGCAAGCTAGGAAGAAATATTCTCTTGGCTTCGAGGTTAACTGGGGTTGAAATAAATTTACAACAAGTTTCTTCTGATGCTGAAAAAGATAACAAGCTAGAAGATTCGCTTCTTGAAAGCGACACCGAAGATTAATTAAAAAGATTTTAGAAATTTAGGATTTTTATGCGTATTTACGAGCTTGCGAAACAAATGGGTTTATCCAGTAAAGATTTAATTCAACTTTTGGAAAAAGCTGGATTTTCTCCTTATTTGCACATTTCTGTTTTAAAAGAAGATGCATTACTTTATTTGCAAGATCATTTTAATAAAAGTAAAAATTCAAATATTACTCAAGACGATATTGAACAAAAAAAATTGAAAGATAACAAAATTAAAACAACACAAACCGGCTTAGAAAAAAAGCCAAAATCAAAGAAAGCTCTTGTTGAATCAAGTTTAATTGAAGAAAAAAAAGAACCTGAGCCTAAAAAGACTTTAGTAAAAGAACAACCTTTGAAAATTCAACCAATTTCACCAATTCAACAACCTGTTGTTAAAAAAACAGTGGAATTTCAAAAAGAAGAAAAACATTCTGTATTTCCTGAAAAGAAAAAGATGCTTACAGATATTATTATAGACAAAGATATGCCTCTTTTTGAAGCTGCAGATCTTATGGGAAAACTTTCGGGCGACTTGATTTTATCTTTGATGAAAAAGGGTATGGTTTATAATCGAAATTTTGTGCTTTCTGCTGATTTAATAGCGTCGCTTGCAAAAGAATTCGGTTTAAATGTTGTTCTAAAAAACAAATTTGATTCTGCTCAATTTTCTTTAAAATCTGAAATAAAAGAGTCTAATGACTCTGTAAATCGCTGGCCGATTGTTGTAGTTATGGGACATGTTGATCATGGAAAAACAACTCTTTTAGATTTTATTAGAAAGACTCGCGTTGCGGCAAAAGAAAAAGGTGGTATTACTCAACATCTAGGCGCTTATGAAGTTGATTCTGCTCATGGAAAGGTTGTTTTTTTAGACACTCCTGGACATGCGGCTTTTTCGCATATGAGAAGTCGCGGTGCTAAAATAACAGATTTGGTTGTTTTAGTAGTTGCAGCAGATGATGGAATAATGCCGCAAACAGTTGAGGCTATTAAATGTGCCCAAGCGGCAGAAGTTCCTATTATTGTAGCTATAAACAAAATAGATAAAATTGAATCAGTTACTTATATAGAAAGAGTAAAAAGACAGTTGGTTCAGTATGGATTAACAACTGAAGACTGGGGTGGTACTACCGTTGCGGTTCCTATTTCTGCAAAAACAGGAAAAGGCGTCGAAGAGCTTTTAGAAATGATTGTTTTGCAAGCTCAAATGATGGATTTAAAAGCATATCCTTCAAATCCTGCTAAAGTTTTTGTTTTAGAGTCTAGCATTGAAAAAGGTTATGGTTCGGTCGCAACTGTTATGGGTCTCGAGGGAACTTTGAAAGTAGGGGATTACTTTTTGGGTGAATCGACTTCTGGAAGAGTAAGATTGATCATAAATGAAACCGGAGACCGTTTAAGTCAAGTTGGTCCGTCGGTTCCTGTTAAATTAATTGGGTTTGATAAAATTCCATCTTCGGGCGAAAAATTAGAAGTAGTTGTTTTTGAAAAGTATCAAAAAGAAAAAGATTTGATTTTAAACAAGAGTGCGCAAACTGTTCAAATAACACCTTCTGTTGATTTATTTGCTACTGAAGAAAAAAATATAAATTTAGTTATCAAGTGTGATACTTTTGGAACATCAGAAGCCATTTTGGGTACGATAAAAGAATTATCAAAAAAATATGATAAAAGTGACTTTTCGCAAGTTCGTGTAATTCATTGCAGTGTCGGGGATATTACAGAAAAAGATGTTGATTTGTCTGTAAATTCGCAGTCAATTCTTATAGGGATGAATGTAAAAGTTGAACGAAACGCGGCTGTTTTAGCGCGGTTTAATCATTTGGAAATAGAGCTTCATCAAATAATTTATAAATTTGTTGAGTATCTAGAAAATCTTATAAAGTCAAAGAAGAAAATTAAAATTACCAACGTTAAAACAGGATCCGCTGTTGTACTTAAAGTTTTTGATATAAAGGGTAAAGGTCTCATTACAGGAGCTAGGGTTAGAGAAGGTTCTTTTGTAAGAGAAGGAAATGTTAAATGCTTACGAAATGGTAGAATTGTTGGCGGTGGCAAAATTGTAAGCTTGCAAAAAGATAAAAACACCGTAAAAGAAGTCGGTGTAGGATTAGAGTTTGCATTTTTCTGTCATGATTTTCAAGATTGGCAAGTAGATGATATCATTGAATGCTTTGTGGAGAAATCTGAGTAATAAACTCTTTAGTATAAAAAATAAAATTATTAATTTATGGGATAAAGATGAAAAGTCTTTATCCTTTTTTAATAAAATAATTCTGTATTTTTTATTTATTTTCGAATTTTTTTATAAAATATTTTTTCAAGGTTTTATTTTTTGGAATAAAAATTTTGGAAAGCCTTTAAAAACAAATTTCAAAGTTATATCTATTGGTAATATTTCTTGTGGGGGCACGGGAAAGTCTGTTTTGGCTAGATATTTGATTGAAAATATTAAAGCTAAAGGGGCTATTCTTTTGCGAGGATACAAAAGCCAAAATGAAAAAACAGGGAAAAGTTTTTTAGTTTCGGATGGCAATAATATTTTTTGTAAATCGGATTTTTGTGGCGATGAAGCTTTCATGCTAGCGTCTTCTTTAAAGATTCCTGTTGTTATAGGTAAAAATCGTAGCAAATCGGTGGATTTGCTAAATAATTTAGGATGTAATTATTTAGTTTTAGATGATGCATATCAAAATTTTGCTCTTAAAAAAGATTATGAAATACTCTTGCTGGATGCTCGAAATCCTTTTGGCAATAATCATTGTCTACCTGCTGGCCCGCTGCGTGAAAAAGATATAAATCGTGCCGATATTATTATATTTACACATGCGGATGAAATTGATGATAAAAAACGCTTAGAGCTAAAACGTGGAATAAAAAAACAAAATATATTTTTTGGAAAACATGCTTTAAGTTTTTTTATGAATTCTGAAATGAAAAGATTTTTAATTGATGATTTTGAATCGAAGCGGTTTGTTGCTTTTGCCGGAATAGGCTCTTTTAGTGGTTTTTGCAGATCGCTAGAAAAAACAAAAATTAATTTAGTGAAATCGATAGAATTTGAAGATCATCATCAATATTCTATTCAAGAGGTAATCAAGATATTAGAGATATCGGATAGTCTAGATGCGTTTGGTGTAATAACAACTCTAAAAGACTGGGTAAAAATCTGTAATTTTTTTTCAGAGCTAGATCCTAAGTTATTAAAAAAAATATATTTTTTAGATATTTCATTTGATTTTTTAAACAAGGAAGAGGAAATTTTATTTTTTAATCTTATTAAAATTTGATTAAAATCTTCAGTATAAAAGGGAGTTTAGAATGAATTTTTTGATTCTTCACATAGCATCTTTTGTTTTTGCATTTATTTTCACTTTTTATCTCATAAAAATCGTTACCAAGATTGCTTACAAATATTCTATTATGGATTTTCCTGATGGGAAAATAAAAAAACATGATGGAGGTGTACCATACCTTGGTGGAATTGCGATTTTTGTTTCCTTTATTTGTACTTTAGGCTTATTTTATCCATTTAAAAATTCTATTTTATGGCTAGTTATTGGTTGTATTTTGATTTTATTTGTAGGATTCTTTGATGATCTTATAAATTTTTCTCCATTGCAAAAACTTATTGGTCAAGTTGTAGCTGTAATATGTTTTTTAAGAGGCGGGCTGTCTTTAAAAGAAGCATTTTTTTCTGATTTTTGGAGTCTAGCTATTTCTGGATTTTGGATGTTATTGATCATTAACGCTTTTAATTTGGTAGATGTGATGGATGGTTTATCTACTTCTTTAGCGATAATTGCAGCAACTAGTTTTTTTGTAATAGCTATTTTAATGAAGCAGTATTTATTGAGTTTATTGCTAATCACTTTTATTGCCCCACTGCTTGTCTTTTTTATTTATAATAAACCTTCGGCAAAGATCTATATGGGAGATTGCGGATCATTGTTTTTAGGCGGGTTTTTAGCAGCAGTTCCCTTGCTTTTTTGTTGGAGTTCTAAAAATGAATTTGGTTTTTTTGTTCCTATTTTGATTTTAATAGTTCCTCTTAGTGAAGTTACCATGTTAATTCTGATAAGAACTTTTTTAGGGATTCCTTTTTACAGAGGGAGTCCGCATCATATAGCGTCTTTTCTTTTGGCTAAAAAATTAAGCAAATACAAAATTTTGTTAATGACCTCGGTTTTTGCAATATATTATTCAATTTTTGCAATTTTATTTCTTTTTAATTTTGTGAGTATTGTTTCACTTTTTTATGCTCTTATTGCCTTCTGGTTTTTATGGGTTTCTTATGTTTATCTTCAAAAAAAATAAATATTAGTGCTTTTTTTTGTTGTCATTGTTTCTTGTTGCGTTTAAATTTTATTTAAATCAAATCATTCTTTTTTGTAAAATCTATTTATAAATGAAGGTTTTGATGTTGCATGAATTTATTTGTTAATATGTAAGATTGCGGAGGATTATTTTTATGACAGAATTATTCTTACCAAATGGAATTTTGGTACTATAAAATAAAGATTGAAATAATGACCTTCGATTTTAATGCAAAATTCGCTTTATTTTATTTTGGTTGAAACTGCTATAAGAATAAGGTGTTATATTAATTCTTAAATTTACATCTCCTCTCTAGCTTATTAATTTAGCACCTTATTCGTTATGAAATGGTTTATTCGCTGTATAACTATAGTTTATTCATCTGACTATTTGACAAAAGTTTAGACAACCGTTCATAATCATGTTTTAAATAACTAAGAAAATTTTTAGTAAAAGAAGAGATTGAAATTTTAGGAAGGAAAGAAATGTCTGAAGCTATAGAAGTGATTAATTGGGTCAGGGTAGCGGCTCTTTTAGGCGCGGGATTATGTATGGGGTTAGGAGCGCTTGGTCCAGCTTTGGGGCAGGGTTTTGTTGGTGCAAAGGCTTGCGAATCTATAGCCAAGAAACCTGAAAGCGCCGGATTAATAATGCGCACAATGCTTGTTGCTATAGGAATAATAGAATCTGCAGCTATTTATTGTTTTGTAATAGCAATATTATTGATTCTTTTAGGGTGATAGTTTTATAACATAAGTTAAATGCGAACATCTCTTCACCCTTTGCCTTTTTAAAGAAGAGAAAGGCCCATTGTTATGGAAAAAACTCTTATAGAATTTAACTTCACTATTTTCATTCAAATCATAAATTTTATAATTACTTATCAATTGTTGAATAAATTTGTTTTTAGGCCTGTTTTGAATTTTTTAGAGCAGAAAAAAAATAAAGAAAAAGTTTTAACTGTTTCTTTGCAAACGGAAGAAAAGGTTATAGATGAAATGCAACAACAAAAAGAATTAAAACTTTTTAATTTTCAACAAAAAATGCATACAAAAACGGTTGAATTGATAAAAGAACCGGTCAAAATTTCTACTTTTGTTACATATCAAAGAAACCAAAAAGAGGTAGAGGATTCGATCAAGCAGTTTAAAAATGTTTTGATCAAAGAGGTGTCGCGTGTTCGTTGATTATGATTTTTTATTACATGTCGCCTTTCAACTAACTTTATTCTTTCTTTTTTGTATAGTTATTTTTAATTTGTTTCGCTCTATGCTTTTGCCAATAATAATTCAAGAAATCAGAGCTGCTAGAAAACATTGGCGCGCTTTAGAGGAAAAGCTAGGAAGTCTTTTAAGATTAAAAAGTAAAGTCGAAAAAGATCTAATAGAGCAAAATGTTAAATTTATTTCTTTAGAAAACAAAATTGAAAAGTGGCATAATGCTGTTTTATTACGCAGTAAAGAGTTAGAAAAAGAAAACGGTATATTAAAAAATAATTTGATAGAGAAAAAAAAGTTTCAATCAAAAGAGTTATATTTAGCAAAATTGCAGCAAGAGGTGGTTCCTGTTGCTGTTTTTGAAGCTCAGAGAGAAATGAGTGAAAATTTTGGAGGGGATAGGGGTGCTGTTTTACTTCAAGAGTTGATGAAAAAGCTGGAGTTAAAACTTAAAAAATAAATTATGATAGAAAGTAAAAATTCTGTAGCAAAAAAATATGCGGTTGCTTTTTTGGATTTATATTCGGATCAATTGACTCTTGACGATATGCAAAAGATTTCGAATTTTGAATTTTTTTTAAAAGACAGGGGGTATTTTTATGTCTCTCTTTCTATTCCAGGGATTTTGTTTGAAACAAAAGAATTTGTAGTGTCAAAAATGATTAAGTTTTTTGGATTAAAAGAATGTTTAAAAAATTTAATCATTTTACTTTTAAAGTCGGGTCGAATCGATATTTTAGATTTAGTTTTAAAAAATATTTGGAATCAGTATAAAAAAATTAAAAACATTGAGAGTTTTAAGATCATGAGCTCTCACTCGTTATCCCAAGCGGAAAAAGATATAGCTGAAAAAACTTTAAATAATTTTTTACATAAAAAGGTTTTGACGCAATTTCTTGTGGATCCATCTTTAATCGTTGGTTTAAGAATGGAGAGTCTTACATTATTGTGGGAGCGTTCAATAAGAAAAGAGCTTATTGAGGCAAAAAAAATCATTTCTAAAAAGGGATTATCATGCGTGTAAAAGATACCGATCTTATATCATTATTTGAAAAATCTTTGAGTTCAGAACCTCAAGAAAAATTGGAAGAGGTTGGAAGAGTTATAAAAGTTGGGGACGGAATCTCTAGAGTTTATGGACTTACCAATGCGGTGTATGGTGAGTTAATAGAGTTTGAATCGGGTAGCAGTGGAATTGTTTTAGATTTAGATGAAGATTTTGTTTCTGTTGTTTTGCTCGACAATAATATTCCTGTTTATGAACAAGAAGTTGCCAGAAGAACTGGAAACGTTTTGCGAATTCCTGTTGGTGAAAAATTAGTAGGCAGAGTTTTAGGAGCAACTGGATTACCTTTAGATTCTATTGGTGAATTAGAATATACAGAAAAAGTATCTATTGAAAAGACCGCTCCTGGAATAGTTGCGCGAAAACCTGTTAGCCGTCCTTTTGAGACGGGTATAACATTTATTGATGCTTTAATACCTATTGGTAAAGGGCAAAGAGAGCTTTTAGTCGGAAATAGAAATACAGGAAAAACTACAATAGCATTAGATATGGTATTAAATCAAAAAGGTAAAGATGTTATCTGTATTTATGTTTCTATAGGACATAAACAATCAAGTACTGCTAAAATGGTAGATCTTTTTGAGCGTAATGGGGCTATGGATTATACAATTGTTATTGATGCTGATGCAAAAGAAACAGCTGTTAATTTATATCTTGCTCCATATGTTGGATGTACGATTGGTGAATACTTGATGAATAAAGGTAAAGATGTTTTGATAATTTATGATAGCTTAACTAATCATGCTATTGCATATAGAGAGCTTTCATTGCTTTTACGTCGACCTCCTGGACGAGAAGCATACCCGGGAGATATTTTTTATTTACATTCAAGACTTTTAGAGAGGTCTTGTCAGCTTTCGGATGAGCTTGGAGGGGGTTCTTTAACCGCCATTCCAATTATTCAAACCCAAGGTGATGATTTGACTGCATATATTCCAACAAATTTGATTTCGATTACAGATGGGCAAATTGTGCTTGATACAAATTTATTTAATATGGGAATAAGGCCAGCTATCAGTACTGGACTATCAGTTTCAAGAGTTGGAGGCGCGGCTCAGACAAAAGCAATGAGGAAGGTTTGTGGTTCTTTGAAATTGGAGCTTGCGCAATATGATTCGATTGCCGCATTTGCTCAATTTGGTTCCGAGCTTGATAAAACAAGTCAGCATATCTTGGACAGGGGAAAGCGATCTATTGAGCTTTTAAAACAACCAGTGCATGATCATTACTCTTTTGTTGACCAAACAATTTTCTTATTTTTATTGAAAGATAATTTTTTAGATGATTTAAGTTTTGAAGATGTTAAAAAATTTGCAATTCTTTTTGCAAGTTATGTTAGAGAAGTTTACTTTGAGGTTTATGAGCAAATTAATAAGACGCAAGATCTGGATCAAATTTCTCAGTCAGCATTGAGAAAATATGCACAAGAATTTAAAATTACATTTTTGAAAAAATAAATTTATGCAGAATAAATTTATTTTTTACAAATTTACCTTATTAATTTTGGTTTTTGGAACTTTTTTTTCTTGTGGAAGAAAACCTAGAAATATTTTTGTATTTAGGGACAAAAAACAAGATATAAATATCAATAGTTTGTATTTTCCAGCCATTAAGTGTTTGAGTTTGCAGATTGTTGATACCAAAAGAGTCTTAGAATGGGGAAAGTTAGAACCTTCTTATGAAATTGAATTTAATTATTCTAACCATCCCAAAAATGAATTTGTGAAAAAAAATGTCATTCTCGTTGGATATAATGTTTACAGATTTCCAAGAAATGGTTTTGCAAATGAAACTCCAATAAATCGCAAACCAATTAAAGAAAATCTATTCCAAGAATCTCCTTCTAAAAAATATTTGTGGTGTTATTTTGTTCGGGGTGTTTTTGATGTTGATGGGAAAATTTTTGTAGGCCCAGCAAGCAAAATAATTTGTGAAAAATGCTCCAAATAAAATCCCTCCAACTTAGAACAAGTCGGAGGGTTGGGGGGGCGAACAATACCAGATGGGTATTGTCCATTTAGGGACGTTTTGAAAATTTAAAGAACAACTTAATTTCTATTATACACTATCGTCATAATTTTCTAAATCTTGCAACATGGTATCAACCTGGTATATGCATGTCAAGGAAAACGAAGTTTCCAAAAAGGCTCTTTTTTATTTCAAAAATTTTTAAAAAATTTTACTTAATTAGCCAAATAAAAAATAAGACTAAAAACACAAATAAAACAGCTAGTTTGTTGAAATGTTTGTCTATAAAATTTTTAATTTGTGCACCCCATATTTGAATTGCTCCTGCAACCAGAAAAAATCTGCCACCTCTTCCTATTATTGAAAAAATTATAAATGGTGTTACTGGAAGGTGACAAAATCCGGCTGAAAGAGTAACTGCTTTATATGGAACCGGCGTGAATCCGGCGATTAATACTGCCCACATTTGATATGCTACATATTTTGCTCTTGCTGCTTCAAAAGCTGCAGGAGAAATAATGTAATTAATTATATATTGTCCTACAATGTTCCACATAAAAGCACCAATAAAATATCCAAATAAACCCCCAGCAACTGAAACTAATGTGGAAAGAGCCGCAAAATAAATTGATTTTTTAGGTTTTTCGATACAGTACAAAATGAGCATGGGATCCGTTGGAATTGGAAAAATGAATGATTCAAGAAATGTTAAAAGCAAAAGCCAAAATAAAGAATATTTTGCATGTACTTTTTCACCCATCCAATCATATACTTTTCTAACAAAATTCATTAACTTCTCCTTAATTTTATTATAACTTTACTGCTCTTTAAAAGAGTATTTTAGTTTTCGGAAAAAGGCTATTATAAACTTTTGGATTTATGTTAAAGTATAGTCTGCAATGAAATTAAATTTTACTTTATTTTATTTAAAATAAAATATTTTTATAAGTGGGGAACCAGATTATGATAGCTGGAATTTTAGCCAAAATATTTGGAACAAAAAATCAAAGGGAATTAAACAGAATTCAACCTTTAGTTCATAAAATAAATTTACTTGAAGAAAAAATGCAGGCACTTTCTGATCTTGATTTAACTGCGAAAACAAATGAATTTAGAGAGCGAATTTCGCGCGGAGAATCTATTGATAGTATCTTACCTGAGGCATTTGCTCTTGTGCGAGAAACTAGTAATAGAAAATTAAATATGCGGCATTTTGATGTACAACTTATTGGTGGCGTTGTTCTCCATGAAGGTAAAATTTCTGAAATGAAAACAGGAGAGGGAAAAACATTAGCCGCGACACTTCCTCTTTATTTAAATGCATTATCTGGAAAAGGTGCCCATCTTGTAACGGTAAACGATTATCTTGCAAGGCGTGACAGTGAATGGATGCGTCCAATTTATAATCATCTTGGTCTTGAGGTTGGAGTAATCCAAAATGAAATGAGCGATGAAGATCGTAAAAAAGCATACAACGCAGATATTACTTATGGAACAAATAATGAGTTTGGTTTTGACTATCTTCGCGATAATATGAAATTCAATCTTGCGGACTATGCTCAACGTGATTTACATTATGCAATTGTTGACGAGGTAGATTCTATATTGATCGATGAAGCAAGAACTCCTCTTATTATTTCTGGCTCATCCGAAAAGGGTGCTGATTTGTATGCAGCTGCAAATTATGCAGTTTTAAAACTTAAACGCGACACAGATTTTGAGATTGATGAAAAAGCTAAATCTGTACATTTGACAGAAGATGGAAATGATAAGGTTGAGAAGGTTTTAGGAATTCATAATTTATATGCTCCTGAAAATATTTTTATACTTCATCATGTTACTCAAGCTTTAAAGGCAAATTCACTTTTTAAGCGGGATGTTGATTATGTTGTTAAAGACGGGCAAGTTTTAATTGTTGATGAATTTACCGGACGAATACTCGCTGGTAGAAGATATAGCGATGGACTTCATCAAGCGCTTGAAGCAAAAGAAAATGTAAA of the Candidatus Dependentiae bacterium genome contains:
- the atpE gene encoding ATP synthase F0 subunit C, with amino-acid sequence MSEAIEVINWVRVAALLGAGLCMGLGALGPALGQGFVGAKACESIAKKPESAGLIMRTMLVAIGIIESAAIYCFVIAILLILLG
- a CDS encoding F0F1 ATP synthase subunit alpha, which produces MRVKDTDLISLFEKSLSSEPQEKLEEVGRVIKVGDGISRVYGLTNAVYGELIEFESGSSGIVLDLDEDFVSVVLLDNNIPVYEQEVARRTGNVLRIPVGEKLVGRVLGATGLPLDSIGELEYTEKVSIEKTAPGIVARKPVSRPFETGITFIDALIPIGKGQRELLVGNRNTGKTTIALDMVLNQKGKDVICIYVSIGHKQSSTAKMVDLFERNGAMDYTIVIDADAKETAVNLYLAPYVGCTIGEYLMNKGKDVLIIYDSLTNHAIAYRELSLLLRRPPGREAYPGDIFYLHSRLLERSCQLSDELGGGSLTAIPIIQTQGDDLTAYIPTNLISITDGQIVLDTNLFNMGIRPAISTGLSVSRVGGAAQTKAMRKVCGSLKLELAQYDSIAAFAQFGSELDKTSQHILDRGKRSIELLKQPVHDHYSFVDQTIFLFLLKDNFLDDLSFEDVKKFAILFASYVREVYFEVYEQINKTQDLDQISQSALRKYAQEFKITFLKK
- a CDS encoding cytochrome B; amino-acid sequence: MNFVRKVYDWMGEKVHAKYSLFWLLLLTFLESFIFPIPTDPMLILYCIEKPKKSIYFAALSTLVSVAGGLFGYFIGAFMWNIVGQYIINYIISPAAFEAARAKYVAYQMWAVLIAGFTPVPYKAVTLSAGFCHLPVTPFIIFSIIGRGGRFFLVAGAIQIWGAQIKNFIDKHFNKLAVLFVFLVLFFIWLIK
- a CDS encoding translation initiation factor IF-2, whose product is MRIYELAKQMGLSSKDLIQLLEKAGFSPYLHISVLKEDALLYLQDHFNKSKNSNITQDDIEQKKLKDNKIKTTQTGLEKKPKSKKALVESSLIEEKKEPEPKKTLVKEQPLKIQPISPIQQPVVKKTVEFQKEEKHSVFPEKKKMLTDIIIDKDMPLFEAADLMGKLSGDLILSLMKKGMVYNRNFVLSADLIASLAKEFGLNVVLKNKFDSAQFSLKSEIKESNDSVNRWPIVVVMGHVDHGKTTLLDFIRKTRVAAKEKGGITQHLGAYEVDSAHGKVVFLDTPGHAAFSHMRSRGAKITDLVVLVVAADDGIMPQTVEAIKCAQAAEVPIIVAINKIDKIESVTYIERVKRQLVQYGLTTEDWGGTTVAVPISAKTGKGVEELLEMIVLQAQMMDLKAYPSNPAKVFVLESSIEKGYGSVATVMGLEGTLKVGDYFLGESTSGRVRLIINETGDRLSQVGPSVPVKLIGFDKIPSSGEKLEVVVFEKYQKEKDLILNKSAQTVQITPSVDLFATEEKNINLVIKCDTFGTSEAILGTIKELSKKYDKSDFSQVRVIHCSVGDITEKDVDLSVNSQSILIGMNVKVERNAAVLARFNHLEIELHQIIYKFVEYLENLIKSKKKIKITNVKTGSAVVLKVFDIKGKGLITGARVREGSFVREGNVKCLRNGRIVGGGKIVSLQKDKNTVKEVGVGLEFAFFCHDFQDWQVDDIIECFVEKSE
- the lpxK gene encoding tetraacyldisaccharide 4'-kinase, whose amino-acid sequence is MISLNALWRNLSNKLFSIKNKIINLWDKDEKSLSFFNKIILYFLFIFEFFYKIFFQGFIFWNKNFGKPLKTNFKVISIGNISCGGTGKSVLARYLIENIKAKGAILLRGYKSQNEKTGKSFLVSDGNNIFCKSDFCGDEAFMLASSLKIPVVIGKNRSKSVDLLNNLGCNYLVLDDAYQNFALKKDYEILLLDARNPFGNNHCLPAGPLREKDINRADIIIFTHADEIDDKKRLELKRGIKKQNIFFGKHALSFFMNSEMKRFLIDDFESKRFVAFAGIGSFSGFCRSLEKTKINLVKSIEFEDHHQYSIQEVIKILEISDSLDAFGVITTLKDWVKICNFFSELDPKLLKKIYFLDISFDFLNKEEEILFFNLIKI